In a genomic window of Rhodoligotrophos appendicifer:
- the mdoH gene encoding glucans biosynthesis glucosyltransferase MdoH — MDQLMGDGAATRSSAVDFDDPIVPPERPLLMPIQSLTGWSRKRAKRKPQKPTKSTLAARAFVTLVTIALTVFATYEMINVVAVTSVTWLQMLFAALFAITFLWIALPCASAILGFIRLVRGGGAGAPPVTPGPLGRNVLVMPVYNEDPTRTCDALRQMGRALDDAGASEAFDIFILSDTRDDKVARQEEAAFYQLRTALSPDIAVYYRRRAQNTGRKAGNIADFVRRWGGCYDHMIVLDADSMMSGETLIYLARRMFLDPDAGIIQTVPMLAGRSTLFARMQQFATRVYGPIIAEGLAAWHGRQSNFWGHNAIIRTRAFAESAGMPELPGRKPFGGHIMSHDFVEAALMVRSGWAVYMIPELKGSFEECPPSLIDLAGRDRRWAQGNLQHMKVIGAKGLATMSRVHLLVGIMSYLASPLWFAMLTIGLILATQAHFTHPDYFPEGFSLFPHWPVFDSERALQLFGFTMGILLFPKVLGVVAMLLDPKARQACGGGLAIVLGMIAETLLSALIAPVMMILQTRWVMEIVMGRDSGWNAQRRDDGSMPFGAILSNHYGQMILGLAMAAAAFAVSIDTFLWLAPVTLGLVLAAFLSWLTAQAWAGLAFRKARLFLIPEEVEPASPR, encoded by the coding sequence ATGGACCAGCTGATGGGCGATGGCGCTGCGACGAGATCGAGCGCCGTCGATTTCGACGATCCCATCGTGCCGCCTGAGCGGCCTCTGCTCATGCCCATCCAGTCGCTCACCGGATGGAGCCGCAAACGAGCCAAGCGAAAACCACAAAAGCCCACGAAATCCACGCTGGCCGCGCGGGCTTTCGTGACCCTGGTGACCATCGCCCTCACGGTGTTCGCGACCTATGAAATGATCAATGTCGTGGCGGTCACCAGCGTCACGTGGCTGCAGATGCTGTTTGCAGCGTTGTTCGCGATCACCTTCCTGTGGATCGCCCTGCCCTGCGCCAGCGCGATCCTCGGTTTCATCCGGCTCGTGCGCGGCGGGGGCGCCGGAGCGCCTCCGGTCACACCCGGGCCGCTCGGTCGCAACGTCTTGGTGATGCCGGTCTATAACGAGGACCCGACGCGAACCTGCGATGCGCTGCGGCAGATGGGGCGGGCGCTGGACGATGCCGGCGCAAGCGAGGCGTTCGACATCTTCATCCTCAGCGATACGCGCGACGACAAGGTGGCGCGCCAGGAAGAGGCGGCATTCTATCAGTTGCGGACGGCGCTCTCTCCCGACATCGCTGTCTACTATCGCCGCCGGGCGCAGAATACGGGACGCAAAGCCGGAAATATCGCTGATTTCGTGCGGCGCTGGGGCGGGTGCTACGATCACATGATCGTGCTGGACGCAGACAGCATGATGAGCGGCGAGACGCTGATCTACCTGGCACGACGGATGTTTCTGGACCCTGACGCCGGCATCATCCAGACTGTTCCGATGCTGGCGGGACGAAGCACCCTGTTTGCGCGGATGCAGCAATTCGCGACCCGGGTCTATGGTCCGATCATCGCCGAGGGACTGGCCGCCTGGCATGGGCGGCAAAGCAATTTCTGGGGACACAACGCGATCATTCGCACACGGGCCTTCGCGGAATCCGCCGGCATGCCGGAATTGCCCGGGCGGAAGCCCTTCGGCGGGCACATCATGAGCCATGATTTCGTCGAGGCGGCGCTGATGGTGAGATCAGGCTGGGCGGTCTACATGATCCCAGAGCTCAAGGGATCGTTCGAGGAATGCCCCCCATCGCTGATCGATCTGGCGGGGCGAGACCGGCGGTGGGCCCAAGGCAATCTGCAGCACATGAAGGTGATCGGCGCCAAGGGGCTGGCCACCATGAGCCGCGTGCACCTGTTGGTCGGAATCATGTCGTACCTGGCCTCACCGCTCTGGTTTGCGATGCTCACCATCGGACTCATCCTGGCGACACAGGCCCATTTCACCCATCCGGACTATTTCCCCGAGGGTTTCTCGCTGTTTCCCCACTGGCCGGTGTTCGACAGCGAAAGAGCGCTGCAGCTCTTCGGCTTCACCATGGGGATCCTGCTGTTTCCCAAGGTGCTCGGTGTGGTGGCGATGCTGCTGGATCCGAAGGCCCGGCAAGCCTGCGGCGGCGGCCTGGCGATCGTCCTGGGCATGATCGCGGAGACCCTGCTGTCGGCGCTCATCGCGCCCGTGATGATGATCCTGCAAACGCGGTGGGTCATGGAAATCGTCATGGGACGCGACAGCGGCTGGAATGCCCAACGGCGCGACGACGGCTCGATGCCCTTCGGCGCCATTCTCAGCAATCACTACGGACAGATGATCCTGGGGCTGGCCATGGCTGCGGCCGCCTTCGCAGTCTCGATCGACACTTTTCTCTGGCTGGCGCCGGTCACGCTCGGCCTGGTGCTCGCCGCGTTCCTGTCGTGGCTGACGGCCCAGGCCTGGGCAGGGCTTGCCTTCCGCAAGGCTCGGCTTTTCCTGATCCCGGAAGAAGTGGAGCCGGCTTCACCACGCTGA